Within the Verrucomicrobiota bacterium genome, the region CATGGTGCGGTCTCGCTCCGAAAGCAGGAGATGCGTGGTCTTCAGCGCGCAGGGCCAGTGGCCGGCCTCGAATAGCCCAAGCAACGTGCGGCAGAAGAGAAGCTGGTTATAATTCGTCGTCCACGCGGTGAGAAATCCCATCAGCGACCAGGCGAACAGCACCGCCGGATACAGCCAGCGCACGCTGACACGGTCCGCGATGAATCCGAACAGAAGCGAGCCAACGGCGAAGGCCCATCCGAAGGCGAGTTCGAGGTCGCCATATTGCTCCTTCGAGAGCTTGAACTCGTTGACGATGCGGACCGCCGCATTCGCCAGCGTCTGGCGGTCCATGTAGTTGATGGTCGTGGCAAGCAGCAACAGGCCGCAAACCCACCACTTCCAGGCGCCGAAGCGTGATGCGGGCCCTGCGCTCATCCGGCGCACCACTTTCCGTTCCGCGCGATGACATCATTGGAGCCAACTCCGACCCATTGCGGCGCGAGGCGAAGGACCATCGCGGCATCCCACTCGCAGGCGTGGCCTTTCCGCGCTTGTGTGATGTCACGGTTCGATTTCCGGTGTTCGCTCATGGGAAATTAGAGCGGGATTTTAGCAACGCGCCTTGCGTCAATCATCTCCTGCATGTAAACGGTCACCCGTCCACGATTCGCTTGATGATTTTCTTCTCCTTGTTCCGCCTACCAAAGCCCCGGGAATCATGGCCCCCAGCGTCCCGCCCCCGATAAAACCGCGAAGCCCCCAACCCAGTGACATAATGAGGGCAGTGAAACAAACCAGCCACGCCAAGGAACGATCTGGCCTCGTCGCACCGCCAGGCTCTTGACCTGACAGTGAGCCGAACCTGCGGCCCGAATCGGAATGAACCACAGTCATTGCCGTCAGCTTGCCGGTCTGGCCCGCTTCGAAGGTCGGCGCTTGGAATTGTTCTCTGTTGACTCGTTGAGGAACACGCCCCGTCATCTAATGCAGTGTTGGCGCAACGTCAATCCAATTTCTTGGATTGGTGGTTAGCAAATGAACTGACCGGTGTGGTGACAAGTGAAGTGCCCGCTTGGGTTTGGGCAACGAATCCTACAGACGCCTCGCCCTTCGGCGTCATTTACTTTTGAGGCGACAAGGTGGTAGCGACGCGCGGTCAATTTTCTCCGCCCGTAAACAAGCAACGATAACCTGCTTTATCTATTTCAGTTGTGGCAGAGAACCGCCTCGTCATTGCGGGCACTGCGTCCCATGCCTGATTCGCCGCGCAGCGATTCAGCACGGCTTCGGCGGCGATGACACAGATTACAGCGTCCCCAACCTGACCGCACAGCCGCTCTCGGCCAATAAAGCAAATGGGCGCGACGTGCGATCACTCCAACTCGTGCTCGCCCGCTTGGAAGCACAGCCACAGTTGGCAAAAGTCCTCATTCACAAACCGGGTCCATTGTCTGATTTTCCAGCCCAAATTCCCGCCTATGAGCGCATGTTCCTCGCGGGGATGAAGGAGATTAGTAAACTTGCAAGAAATATCGTGGCTCGCGTCGTATGATCAGGACAGAGGCCCCACAAGTGGTGGACTATCACTGCCACCTAGACCTTTATCCTGACCACGAAACGAAGTTCTCCGAATGTTCTTCGGCAAAAGTTGCCACACTGGCAGTCACAACCACACCCAAGACATGGCAACGAAACAAGGAACTTTGCGCCGAATCCCCCTATGTGTGCGCTGCACTCGGCCTGCATCCGCAGCTTGTTGCCGAACGATCTGGTGAACTCCGGCTGTTCGAGGACTTGTAACCCCAAAGCCCGTTTCGTCGGCGAGGTGGGCTTGGACGCAGGGCCACGTTACTACGCCTCGTTCGCCGAGCAAAAGCGGGTCTTCCAGCGAATCCTTCAACTGTGTGCCGACGCCGGGAATAAGATTCTGTCTGTCCACTCGGTTCGTGCGACGAGGGGGGTGTTAAACTGCATCGAACTTTTCCTCGCTGGGAGCAAGAGCCAAGCTGTGCTTTACTGGTTCACTGGTTCCCCTGCCGATGCCAAACGTGCAGTGAATTTGGGTTGTTACTTTTCCGTCAACGAGCAGATGCTCGCCAATCCGTCTTCCCGTAGGATCATTGAGCTTGTTCCAGCAAATCGCATCCTTACCGAAACGGATGGCCCATTCATGCAAATCCGAGGCCGCCCGGCGGAACCAGGCGAAGTTAGTGGTGTTATCGAAATACTCGCACAACTGCCCAGCTACTCCGGCCCGCAGATGCAGGAACTCATATTTAGAAACCTCGCGGTGTTGGAAGGATAGGCGTGACCAACGCGCGGTTTGCTTCGGTGCGACGTGAAAGTCGCTCAAGTAATCGTTCGATATGGATAACACCATAAGCCGAACCTGCGGTTCCGTTCGCAGGAGCCTAGCGGCATCGGCACAACTGGTAACGGTTGTGTCGGAAGCTGCCGTGACAATACATCTCCGCCCGATGGGGCGAGGAGACCACCGTGAGGAAGTCTCCGCGACTGCCAGCGTCAAGGCGGTCGGAGGGTTAGGCTGAAGGCCAAGTCCAACATAAGTGAACTGTCGAAAGCACCGTGAAACGCAACAAGCCAAAGACGCTGACAGGCTTGCGCCAAAAGGCATCGCAGTCGGTTGCCTCACTCGTAGCTTGGGGCACACGGACATTCAGGACTGCCGGTGAAGAGACAGGGACTAACTCCTTCATGTTACTTGAGTGGAACACGGTAAACCCGACAACTCGCCTCAACGAGGCAGGCGTTGCTGCAAAGCGCGCTGATGAGTTGGCGGGCAGAGGATGCTGGAGAAAGCCAAGGCCGTCCGGTAATCGGATGGATAGAGATTGCAACATCATCTTGCCGCGCAAGCGGGCTGACTTCCGGCGGGTCGTTCGTGACGAGAGAACTCGCAGAACCTTCGCAGGAGGAAATCGCAAATGAACATGGATTCGTCCATGTGTGCATCCTCCGGCAACGCACCACACTGGGAACAGTTGGACTGGCCGCAGTGTGAACGCCACGTCAGAAGGCTGCAAGCACGCATCGTCAAGGCAACACGGGAAGGCCGCTGGGGCAAGGTGAAAGCCTTGCAACGGCTGCTGACCCATTCGTTTTCCGGCAAAGCCTTGGCCGTGAAACGAGTGACGGAAAATCAAGGCAAGAGAACGCCCGGAGTGGATGGAGTCATCTGGAAAACTCCGGGAGCTAGACACAAAGCCATCGGATCGTTACGACGACGCGGGTATCAACCACAACCGCTGCGCCGCGTTCACATCCCGAAAGCCAACGGCAAGTTGCGTCCACTCGGTATCCCGACGATGAAAGACCGCGCCATGCAAGCGTTGCATTTGCTGGCGTTGGAACCCATCGCCGAGACGCTGGGGGATTCACACTCCTACGGCTTTCGCACGGGACGCAGCACGGCGGACGCGATTGAGCAATGTTTCAGTGTGCTCAGTCGGCAGAACCACGCGCCGTGGGTTTTGGAAGGCGACATTCGCGGCTGCTTCGATTATCTCAGCCACGAATGGATGCTGGATCGGATTCCCACGGACACGGAAGTTCTGCGGCGCTGGTTGAAAGCCGGCTACGTCGAGAATCGAACCTTGTTCCCCACGGAGGCGGGCACGCCGCAAGGCGGCATCATCTCGCCGACGCTGGCGAACATGACCTTGGACGGATTGGAGCAACTCCTGAAAGTCGCCTTTCGCAGGCGGCGCGACGGAGCCAGGCAATACCGGCTCAAGGTCAACCTCATTCGTTACGCGGATGACTTCTTTATCACCGGCCCGACCAAGGACGTGCTGGAAAATGAAGTCCGACCATTGGTCGAGCAGTTTCTGCGCGACCGTGGTTTGCAGCTCTCGCCCGAGAAAACCTGCATCACGTCTATCGAAGAAGGGTTCGACTTCCTCGGACAAAACCTCCGCAAGTATGACGGCAAGCTGCTCATCAAGCCGTCGAAGAAGAATACGCATGTCTTCTTGGAGAAAGTCCGAACGATCATCCAGACGAATGTGACCGCGACACAGGAGGTGCTGATTCGTCAACTCAACCCCGTGATCCGGGGTTGGGCGAACTATCACCAATCCATCGTGGCCGCGGACACCTTCAGCAAGGTGGATCATGTGTTGTGGCAAAGTCTCTGGCGCTGGGCCAAACGCCGACATCCGAACAAATCGAGCCAATGGGTAATGCGAAAATACTGGCATCCCATCGGACGACGCAAGTGGACGTTTGCGGTGGACACTGGCGACCGAACCCCGACTGGCCAAATCGTTTGGTTGAAGCTGCGACACGCAGTCGAAACCAAGATACGGCGACATCCGCAGATCAAAGGCACGGCCAATCCGTTTGATCAGCGCTGGCGTAGGTATTTTGAAGACCGTGCGTTTCTCAAGCGATTCGGCATACATCGGTGCGAAGCCGGGATTAAACCGTCGTGAATACCGGCTCTGCTCAAGCAGGGCTTGGAAACGGCTTGAGCCGGATGAACGGAAACGTTCACGTCCGGTTCTGAGGGGAGGGAGTGGCAGCAATGCTACTCCCTTACCCGACGTGCACGGGCTGCCCGTCGCCCCTGTCCCCCTCTCGACGACGCCCGCTCCGCTTCTCAAACCGCGCGCTCGTCACCAGCTTGCATGTGCTTGGCCGCAGGAGCGGCGGGCTTCCGTCTGCGGCTCGGCGGCGGGCGTTGCGCTCCGGCTGCGATTCGCTAGATGCTCCTCTCCGTCCTCCGCTCCACTTACCCCGCTCGCCGACCGCAGACCGAAGCCGCAAGTCCTCAACGCCGTACAGGATGGTGGAGTTTTCAATGAACGATTGGCGAATATCGGATTGTCCAATCACTGATTGAAACATTGGGAGCCCTTCGGCTGGTGGTCGGTACGGCGCGATGAAAGCGGGGCTGATTGTATGGCGGCGTCGGGCGCGTCAAGGATACTACGGGTCGGTTCGCTTAGACGCTCCCGCTTCCGTTCCTTATCGAAAGCTTTCGATAAGGAACGGAAGCGGCGAGTGATGTTGTTCGAGCCGACCCGTAGCATCCTTGACAAGCGCAGTTGAGCCATACCATCGGAACGGCGATTCGCGCCAGTGTCGTTTTTCAGCGGATCGGCGTATTTTACAACCACATGTGACTCCACGGCGCGCTCGGCGACCAATCCGTGTGAAAACTCAACTAAAACATGCCCTACGGCTCAATCCCGTTCTTTTGAAGAAATCGCCCGGCCGGGTTGGCGGCGGCAGTTTATGGAGCGGCGGATGGCTTGCATACCTTGCTCATCGAACGGGAAGCCCCCGGCGGGCAGGCGGGACGCAGTTCGCGCATTGAAAATTACCTCGGGTTTCCCACAGGACTTAGCGGCTCGGACCTCGCCCGGCGTGCGGTTGCACAAGCGCGGCGTTTCGGAGTGGAAATTCTCGCGCCGCAGGAAGTCAAAGGCGTCCGCATCGAAGGCCCGGCTCGAATGCTGACCCTGGCGGATGGCGCGGAGATCGGCTGTCGCGCGCTGCTCATTGCCAGCGGCATCGCTTTTAGAAGACTGGACGTGCCCGGTTTGGAAAAGCTTAACGGCGCGGGCGTGTATTATTATGCCCCGATGTCCGAGGCCTTTTCCTATCGCGACGGCGACATCTACATCGTCGGCGGGGCCAACTCTGCGGGTCAGGCGGCGATGTATTTTTCCAAATTCGCGCGCCAGGTCACGATGTTGGTGCGCGGCAATTCCTTGTCCGACACGATGTCGCAGTATCTCGAAAATCAGATCGCCGCGACGAAAAATATTTCGGTGCGGATCAACTCCAGCGTCGTCGCGGTGGCGGGGGTTGATTGCTGCGAGACCATCACGATTCAAAACAACAAGACCCGTGCGCAGGAAACCGTGTCCGCCAGTGCGCTGCTGATTTACGCCGGGGCCGTTCCGCGCACGGACTGGCTGGCGGGCATCGTCGAGCGGGATGCGCAAGGTTACCTGATCACCGGCCAACATCTGCTGCGTGACGGCAAGCGACCGAGGGAATGGTCGGTGGATCGAGATCCGTTTTATCTCGAGGCGAGCGTTCCGGGAATCTTCGTGGCCGGCGATGTGCGGCATCGTTCCGCCAAAGGCGTCACCTCTGGCGTGGGTGAAGGAGCCATGGCCGTAAAGCTTGTCCACGAATACCTCGGACTGTTGCAATGATGAATCCGGAAACGCTCCAGCAAGTCCGCGCCACCCCGCTGTTTGCCGGACTGGACGACGCACAAATCGGCTGCATTGAACCCGGCGAAGTGATTGATGTGCCCGTCGGAACCGTGTTGGTAACCGAAGGCGAACACTCTGCGTTTTTCTTCTTGGTTCTCGCAGGCGAAATTCGTCTCACACGGACTTATGATAAACAGAGCATTCTCATGGGGGCCATCAAGCCCGGTAACTACACCGGTGAAACCACATTGCTTCTGGACATTCCGTGGCTCGCGACGGCGCGCGTGTCCAAGCCGGCCAGATTGTTTCGTCTCGGCGAGGATGATTTCTGGCACATGCTGAGCACCTGTCGCTCGGTGGCCCGGGAGATTTTTCGCAGTGCCGCCAACAAGGTCCGCAACATGGAAGGCTATTCGCAGCAGCGGGAAAAGCTCGCCTCTCTCGGCACCATGGCGGCCGGGCTGGCGCACGAGCTTAATAATCCAGCGGCGGCCGCACGCCGCGCCGCCGCGCATTTGCAGGAGACCACGGACAAAGTGCAACAGCTCCTCTGCAGCCTGACCAAAACCTTGGGGCATGACCATTGGCAGCACCTTTTGCCAGCCTCGCAAGATGCCTTGGAACGGCTCACACACGCTCCCGTCCTCGACCATCTCGAACGCAGTGACCGTGCTGAAGCCATTGCTGCCTGGCTCGAAACCCACGGGATGGCGTCGGCCTATGAATTGGCTCCCACGTTTGTCAGCGCCGGTTTGGACTCAGTGTGGCTTGAAGAATTGACAAGCAAACTTCCGGCCGCGAGCCGTGCTGATGCTCTGGGCTGGCTGGGAGCGCGCATCAATTTGAAATCGTTGCTGGGCCAGGTTGAGCAAAGCACCGGACGCATTGCGGAACTGGTGAAGGCCGTCAAATCCTATTCGTACATGGATCAATCGCCGATGCAGGAGGTGGACATCCACGAAGGCCTCGATAGCACCTTGACGATGCTCGGCCACAAATTGAAAAACGTGACGCTTATGCGGGCCTTTGATCGTTCGTTGCCGCGCATTCCGGCGTATGGCAGCGAACTCAACCAAGTTTGGACCAACCTTATTGACAACGCCATTCATGCTGTCAACGGCACCGGCAGAATCTGCGTTGGCACCTGCCTCGCAGACAATCAACTTCTGGTGGAAATCGTTGACAACGGTGCAGGCATTCCCCCGGAAGTGCAGGCGCACATGTTCGAGCCTTTCTTTACCACCAAGCCCGTCGGCAGTGGCACCGGCCTCGGCCTGATCATAAGTAACCGCATCGTGGCCGACCGGCATGGCGGTGAAATTGAGTTTGAATCCAAGCCCGGTGAGACTCGCTTCAAAGTCCGGTTACCCTTGCATCGCAGCGAACCTTCGATTCTGCAACCCAATGGCTCTTCAACCAACCAACTAAATGATACCACACCCATCACACAGAGTCTTGAATTGCGGGCAAAGCCCTTGGGTTTCCCTGAAAAGTGAGGGTGACATTGGCCAAGGGCGTTAGGAGTTTTTGGTTTGAATCACATGGCACAGGGCCGAAAAAGTGGTCATGGTTCGATGGGCTGTCCCACAGGTTCAGCCCCAACCCGGCAGATACGCCTGCTCGGGCCGGGCCAGATAGCGGAATTGGCCGTCGGCTGTCCCATAGCGGCGCAGCCAACTCAACACGTCCCATTTTTTCCACAAGGCCGCGCGCACCAAAGTGAACAGCCGGCTGAAGCTGTGGCTCCACTGCGACAGAAACGCCAGAGAGCGCAACAGCAGATAGACCAGCAGCGCCGTCCACACCTGTCAGCGCACCGC harbors:
- a CDS encoding MFS transporter, translating into MSAGPASRFGAWKWWVCGLLLLATTINYMDRQTLANAAVRIVNEFKLSKEQYGDLELAFGWAFAVGSLLFGFIADRVSVRWLYPAVLFAWSLMGFLTAWTTNYNQLLFCRTLLGLFEAGHWPCALKTTHLLLSERDRTM
- a CDS encoding transposase yields the protein MALRRIVALVEVDGKEVAMEFLTNNLEWSAQSIVELYRCRWQIEVFFADLATGRLPWHQRQCGALTGVDGAAGLSAVALSGVSVAVEPQLQPAVHFGARGLVEKMGRVELAAPLWDSRRPIPLSGPARAGVSAGLGLNLWDSPSNHDHFFGPVPCDSNQKLLTPLANVTLTFQGNPRALPAIQDSV
- the ltrA gene encoding group II intron reverse transcriptase/maturase, which encodes MNMDSSMCASSGNAPHWEQLDWPQCERHVRRLQARIVKATREGRWGKVKALQRLLTHSFSGKALAVKRVTENQGKRTPGVDGVIWKTPGARHKAIGSLRRRGYQPQPLRRVHIPKANGKLRPLGIPTMKDRAMQALHLLALEPIAETLGDSHSYGFRTGRSTADAIEQCFSVLSRQNHAPWVLEGDIRGCFDYLSHEWMLDRIPTDTEVLRRWLKAGYVENRTLFPTEAGTPQGGIISPTLANMTLDGLEQLLKVAFRRRRDGARQYRLKVNLIRYADDFFITGPTKDVLENEVRPLVEQFLRDRGLQLSPEKTCITSIEEGFDFLGQNLRKYDGKLLIKPSKKNTHVFLEKVRTIIQTNVTATQEVLIRQLNPVIRGWANYHQSIVAADTFSKVDHVLWQSLWRWAKRRHPNKSSQWVMRKYWHPIGRRKWTFAVDTGDRTPTGQIVWLKLRHAVETKIRRHPQIKGTANPFDQRWRRYFEDRAFLKRFGIHRCEAGIKPS
- a CDS encoding cyclic nucleotide-binding domain-containing protein; the encoded protein is MNPETLQQVRATPLFAGLDDAQIGCIEPGEVIDVPVGTVLVTEGEHSAFFFLVLAGEIRLTRTYDKQSILMGAIKPGNYTGETTLLLDIPWLATARVSKPARLFRLGEDDFWHMLSTCRSVAREIFRSAANKVRNMEGYSQQREKLASLGTMAAGLAHELNNPAAAARRAAAHLQETTDKVQQLLCSLTKTLGHDHWQHLLPASQDALERLTHAPVLDHLERSDRAEAIAAWLETHGMASAYELAPTFVSAGLDSVWLEELTSKLPAASRADALGWLGARINLKSLLGQVEQSTGRIAELVKAVKSYSYMDQSPMQEVDIHEGLDSTLTMLGHKLKNVTLMRAFDRSLPRIPAYGSELNQVWTNLIDNAIHAVNGTGRICVGTCLADNQLLVEIVDNGAGIPPEVQAHMFEPFFTTKPVGSGTGLGLIISNRIVADRHGGEIEFESKPGETRFKVRLPLHRSEPSILQPNGSSTNQLNDTTPITQSLELRAKPLGFPEK